From the Manihot esculenta cultivar AM560-2 chromosome 14, M.esculenta_v8, whole genome shotgun sequence genome, the window ATCAACAATATAACTatctaaaaaaacaaaaagagataACTATTTTTAACACATGGACGATGATCATTGGAACACATGGCAAACAAGTGAGGAGAGTAGGCTACAGAAGACAGAGGATGTGTCCAAGTCAAAGGGATTAAATAAATCTTTGCCTGAAAAACCCTAAACTCAGTGGAGGATATTGTCTGGAtatgtttaatatttaattaatcttaGGGCAAGTGGAAGCAGCAGCAAGCTGCATGTAATGGCTGGTCGGTATGATTGGTCGTAGTGGTGTCTGTGGGTACGTGTGCAGGTGCATTGTATTGTGAGAATGAAAGAGCTTCACACGTGTGAAGAAGAAGAGCACGTGCAGATCACATGGGAAGAATATGGGGGACAACTTGACATGCAGTACCCTAAAGAAGATGAATTAGTCAACAGAGATAGAGATGAGACTGAATGTCAACTTTCATGACCCTACCCTTCTTCTTATGAGCAGAAGAGATCTCAATTATTTCCGCAGCAGATCATCAATGTCAACTTCTATATATGTTGGCAGTTATACTATATACCCTAATGTCCCATTTTCAGCTACTACTTGATCAaatctaaaatataattattttttactattcgATATTTGAAATCCAttaacttaataattaaaagtcATCGAAAtccattaattcaattaattaagaGTTACGCTTAACAGACTTATTGAAAAacgtaaaattttatattagaaTTTAATTGTGTTTTATATTCAGAATTCAAATACGaaatctttaattaaaaaatgtaaattcttaattaattatactGATTTGATTCAATCGAATTACAAATTTCTTTTTGAATATTAGATATTCATGGATATCCTTTTATTTGTTACTTTACTTTTTCtgttgattttaaaattttaaaccatTTATACGTTTAACGTCATTATCATCAACCTATATTTTACATAtcagtgatatttttttaaaatatgatttaaattttagaaaattagaAGAAGTAAACATTGCAAatggattaaaattaaaattaaaaaaatataaatttggtTGAAACATTATGCCATTTGCGCCATGAAATGAATCGGGAAACTGTCTTTATTTCGCTTTCTTGTGCCAAATATCAACCTACTTTATAGAGTCAAGTCTATCGAGAGACTTTCTGTTATTGGAGAATGTGGTACAATGagtaacatatatatatatacatatcttACCTTCCAAAATTCCAGCTGAATGAAACCTGTCATGAGATGAAGATTTTGAAGATTGCGTTGTCCCAGCAAATGTAACTTTCTTGAAAGTAGAAATTGACAGTTCAAAAAGCAGGTAAGAAACACCAATACTTGTAGTGAAAACCAAGTTGTTTTCATGCCAATAGaaacattttatttatataataataatagataatTAAAAGATGGgagcttttttatttttctccttcgTTTTGAATCCCATTTACAAGGGACAAAAGGTATGTGGAGGCTAGCTTTTGCTGTTGTGGGGTAACAAGAGCACTACCATGGAGTTGCTATTGTACTGTGGTTCACAATCTTCTGTAGGCTAAGGCCTATCCGTTCTGCCACAGAAAAAAGAAGAGGTGGTAACCAAACTAATGGTGCTTGTGTTTGCGTGTTCTAGATtcccatttttttttattttttaaaaaaatttccctGATCTTGTTGCCTCCCCCAATCAACATCACCTTTTATTGATTTCCGGAAAATCCCTCTCTTCTTAACAAACTATAAACATTATTCAGTCCCAGAACCTTCCAATTTTTCaaaaatgctttaaaactaATCCTTACCATGCATCATCAAGAACTCAAGGCATTAGTGCGTCTCAATATTCTTTAGTGGAGTGTCACTTTCAGATCAACATCTGCTACACCTTTCGCCTATAAAAGGGAAAGCTTCCAATACTTCGTATGGTGTGAGTTGAAGAATAATAGAGAAGAAACTTATCATTCTCTCtagctttctttctttctttcctttttcctgTTCAAAGTTTAATCATGGTTAGTATACTATTGCCATTACTACTCGTGTTTACTTTGCTTTTCTAGTTATAGTAGTTGCTTTTGTTATCAACTTTTGCCCAATAAAACTTGGCTCATTCTCTCTGATGCATATTCAGGATGGCAAGATCAGTTGGACCGTTGCTGATGCTGTAGACTACAATGGTCTTCCTGCAGACAGATCTAAAACTGGAGGATGGGTCCCTGCTGCACTTGTTCTAGGTTTGTTTTCCGGTTTAATCCACAATTTTAACTCCTTTTTATCACCAGACTTAATTTGAAGATCCCAActcccctttttttttctccaagaaaaattttacaaaaatttgaaCTTGGTCTTGAAAATAAATTCAGCACTATCTCATTGGTTAACTTCTAGCTGTTTTACATGCAGCCAGCAGCTTTacaagtttgatttaatttgctTTTAACTAAAAATATCATGGGAGACAATTACATAAGCACGGTGTCTTTCATGCAAAGTTAAAAAGGGAAGATACTGCATGCTGATTCTCTTTTAGGGTTTAACAAATGTTTCCCAGAGGAAAAGAGAAaagttaatatataattaactttTCTATACTACCACATGTCATGCACTTGTAATCTAGTCCAAAAATTTGGGCATTTAGTGAAACCAACTTCATcattattttagtttgattgAATTCATCTTTTCACTGTTTTCGGGTGGaaagtaaggtggaggtggcgaCTGGTGAGAGGAGTAGaaagtaaggtggaggtggcgaCTGGTACTGAGAGAATGGGAGAAGGGACACAAACTGAGTGGAACCCACTAGCTATAACTCAAGTCCCTGTGCACTTTCTGATGATGATAATCTTGCGTCCCTGTCTGGGTCAGAGATGCAGGTGAACCGGGCAATCTCCAAGATATTGCCATTTCATTATGCCTAACATCTTCCTCTGTCCAATTATATCGACTCCACTTTTGTGAATTATGCGAAATGGAAGAATCATAAGTGGGGTCGGAACCTAGTACAGAGCCATAATTATGATTAGTTTCGGATTATTAATACTTGATGATTAGTTGTAATCAAAGAATTGAGAAAGACAAATGCTAAatgctctatttttttttttttacaggtaTCGAAGTATGCGAGAGGCTTTCAACAATGGGAATAGCAGTTAACCTGGTGACATATTTGACTGGGACATTGCATCTGGCTAGTGCAACTTCAGCCAATATAGTGACAGACTTTATGGGCACTTCTTTCCTTTTGTGTTTGCTTGGAGGATTTCTTGCTGATTCTTTCCTAGGCAGATACAAAACTATTGCAATATTTGCTGCCATACAAGCACTGGTAATCAATTAGCTGATTTATTTTTCTAGTGCCCTTTTATCaggaaacaagaaaaaaaacaagTTTCTTAATGCTTCATTtattaagtaataattatgtTCCAACTTCCAGAAACTGAAGCCATTCTTGTGGTAATTTAGGGCACTGGAATGCTAGCTTTGGTGACTAAGCTGTCACAGCTACGGCCACCTCCTTGTCTCACCAACCATTCATGTGTACAAGCAAATGGATTCCAAATGGGAATTTTATACATCGCTTTATATATAATTGCACTAGGAACTGGAGGTCTAAAATCAAGTGTTTCAGGATTTGGAACTGATCAGTTCGATGAGAAAGACGAAAGGGAGAAAGCCCAGATGGCTTATTTCTTCCACaggttcttcttcttcattagcTTAGGAACACTGTTGGCTGTAACAGTGCTTGTTTATCTACAAGATGAAGTTGGTCGCAGCTGGGCTTACGGGATTTGTTCTGTGGCTATGTTTGTAGCCATCTTGATATTCTTTTGTGGGACTAAAAGATACAGGTACAAGAAGAGCGTGGGGAGTCCCATAGTTCACATTTTCCAGGTTATTGTAGCTGCTATAAAGAAGAGGAATATGAACCTCCCTTACAATATCAGCTCATTGTATGAGAACACCCCAGAGGCCTCAAGAATCCAGCATACTGATCAGTTCCAGTAAGTTCCTTTGCaggaaaaattttcatttatactTGAGATTTGAACAATCCTGTTAGCTAAAGTTGTCTGATATCTATGTCCAGCTTCTTGGATAAGGCAGCCATAATTGCAGAAGGAGATTTCGAAAATACCGGTGCTGCTCCAAATCCATGGAAGCTATGCTCAGTGACAAGAGTGGAGGAAGCGAAAATGATGGTGAGAATATTGCCAATCTGGGCCACAACCATCATTTTCTGGACCACATATGCACAGATGATAACATTCTCAGTTGAACAAGCATCCACCATGGAAAGATCAATCGGAAGTTTCCAAATTCCAGCTGGGTCTCTCACAGTCTTCTTTGTGGCTGCTATTTTAATTACACTAGCAATCTATGATCGTTTGATCATGCCTCTCTGGAAGAAATGGAAAGGAAAACCAGGTACAATAATTGAACTTCAAtaacaaatcaaatcaaatcaaatcttaCCGATAATGATTATAGAAAGTTCTTAACTTTACGACCCAcccattaattaatttgaagctaattaaaataatatggtGCTTTTGAGCTTTTTATTGACTCAAAGAATTATTAATTCTTTGTAATTAATAGTCGTAATTAATACACTGTGCATGTCTAGCACAACACACACATATTAATGtatattgtaaatttttttcaaaagtaCGTTTTTCTTTAgcttatatttttcaaaacaaaAGTGTATAATACAGTTTATATGCTAACATTCAACAGGTTTCAGCAATATCCAGAGAATAGGCATCGGCCTGGTTCTGTCAACTTTTGGGATGGCAGCAGCAGCACTAGCCGAGAGAAAACGTTTATCAGTAGCCAAAGCTGTCGGGGGCAACACTTCAACCCTGCCTCTGACCGTATTCTTGCTGATACCACAATTTTTCTTAGTGGGTGCAGGTGAAGCTTTCATATACACTGGACAGCTCGATTTCTTCATAACCCAATCTCCCAAAGGAATGAAAACTATGAGCACCGGCCTCTTCCTGACAACTCTGTCACTGGGTTTCTTCGTCAGTAGCTTCCTGGTCATGGTCGTGAAGAGGGTGACTGGAACCGACGGTGGCCAGGGATGGTTAGCTGATAACATAAACTACGGCAGGCTTGATTGTTTCTACGGCCTTCTCGCCATTCTTGGAGTTGTGAATTTTGTGGTGTTTCTTGTTTGTGCTTTGTGGTACAAGCCCAGCAATGGCAACACTAAGTCTGGTTTGCAGATGGAGAATATTGGCAATGGGTCCTTAGCTGAGGAAAAATGCTAGCAGCTAGAGACCGGTTGATTGTGAGGGATTTTCCAATTTGGGTTTGGTGTCtctgtataaatttattaaaaaaaaaaaaaaaagggtttgGCTATCAACTGAGTGGCTTGTGATTTCAGTAGTGTGTTCAATCTGTAAACTGAAATTCAAACGTTGTACTAGTGAGTCCGAATTTTTTTGCCTGCAAATGTCTTGATATGTATTCTCCTTCTCTCATGTCTTATCagtcccaaaaaggaaaatcCCATTATAGAAACTAAATTCTTCATGCTATCAAATTAATCTGATGAAATAGCTACGTACTGTCTACAGACGTTATTGAATCTGGACCCTTTGTTTCTAATCTTACAATATTAGTTCTTGGTTTATCTTCATTactgaattgaaaaaaaaaaaggaataattTCAATAGGAACAAAATTTAATATGCTTTACAGAATGATAGGATGTGTACATTGCTGTGATGAGGTCCCAATCACACGAAATTTTGTCCCTTGAGAGGTCTCAATTAAGGACAGAAAATTTTGAAGAGCCATTTTCTATGAACAAAAAGCAAAAAACACATAAGCTAATTAATGATTGAATTTATGACTCCATGTTATTCACAGTCTTAGTTTCAATGGGTAATAATGATGATCATGGATTATTGTACTATCAGAAGCAACATTCAAGGAATAATGAAATGCAGTTAGACTTTAGATCGATTGTCAACTTTTTTCCATTTATAGTCATTGTCTGAATTAGTTTCAATGGATAATGatatgtttattttaaaaaaattaaattaaatatttatcttataatataaaaattaaatatttaaattttactattttcttCTGATTTACTAGTGTTGCCAAATGATTTTAATAGTTGTttgatttaactattaaataaatagttaaatttagatatttagcaaatttttaaaatatatatatattttttatagaagATGGAGCtttattaaataagtaaatctgcGTTCACAACATTTTCAATACATGGGAAATCACGTCCTATTGattaaaggaagaaaaagaacaaGCCGTGCATGCTAAGCGATGCATTGCCTTCTAACCCAAATCAGTTGTAcatgtgattttttttacttaaaaatgtaaataagtattttttatgaattaagtGAAATTGAAGTTgtcattgaaaaaataaaattagaaccTTAACTTAAATTTCTGTATTTATGACTTAGATTGCATTTGTTCTAACAATTGTCTAATTTCAGAAATAATAAGCGCCCAATCAGAAAACTGATCAAACTCCTTCATGATAGCAGAGAAGAGCTAGAGGCAATCTGTTTCCACATCATATTACTCGAATTGCCCTGTTTAATCCATGATAGAACCTCACATAAACCTACTGCTTAAGCAACGTGGGGAGGGTAGACACCTTCAACAAAGCCAGAGACCGCCTTCACAAACCTACCCAAATCATCTCTAATCACTAATCAGTCCAGCAAATGAACTCCATTCCGGTTCTGAAAGAATGACGGTATTCACATTACATTTCAAGCTTTCCACTGGAGGCTTACACTAAGTAGATTGTAGCCGATCTTATCATATATTTTGTTTATATCAACTCTAAGCACAACAGTCTTTTTCTGACTTTGAGGTCGACTTTTCATGGAATGAATAAATTCAAATACTATAATTGCATTGTAGTAAATGAGTCGGCCTGAACAAAAACTTATTTATGCAGAACTGATTTTAGTCTATTTGGGAGAACCTTCGCACCAATTTTTACATCAACTAGTATTTAAAATCACAATTTCAAATCACAAGACCCAGTAGATATATCTATTATTATAGAATAAACAATTATGGACATACAtgacaatttaaaattattattttttaattattatatgtgtagtataataaattaaaatcaattaaacataatttcacaaaataataattatatcaattattaattataattagctATATTGATATCCAAGACTTATTTGGAAAGCTGAGATTGAATTTTGGGAGTCTGTTCATCATTCAACTAGTAAATATATAGCTTGTTTGATATTAAAATCTTCTATATGCTTTTCTCTTGACTTGGCATATATTACTACAGAATCTCCTGAAATTCAGTGTAATTGCAATATTTTCAAACAATTAAAGAAGGGAAAACTGCAACTCTAAAAAAAgggtaatttaaaaaatttcatgatatatattttaatattataaatttaaagttagTCATCAGAATTATCGTATCAGAGtactttaatcttttattaatatttaataagaaAATGTAAAGCTATAAGAAAAACTAGAGCGATCATTCAGAGCAAGGTTCAGTGtttttctaataattaattaaaaaggtcctttataattttactttagtgatattaaaaaatagaaaagcttaaattttttttaaataaagttaattaCTTTTCTCTCCAGATCCCTTCATTAACGAATTCCGGGCAGGGGAGGTGAATTGAAAAATCAAATACAGTTGGAATGTGAGCATGTCAAAGTCCATTGTAgtccaatttctttctttctccacACATGACCCACCAACCATTTTAAGCCATTTCTTAGCACCACTGTGCTTCTATTCCCCCACCCAGCACATTGATTTCTTCATCCTTTCATTGGAATCCGTGACCGCCGGTGCGGTGGACACAGATCCCCACCTCACTTTCCTACAATATAGCACCCTCTCTTGGGTTCATGGAAACCAGCAACACGGCCAATAAGTTGCAGAAGAAGCGCAAATGGTTGCTTTTGtttgtcttttctctcttattcTCTACCCTTTTGATTCTCATTACGATCACTTCTTCATCCACTTCTACCCAGTTGCTCTTTCTCCGGCAGAATAGGAATATCGACCATTTCCGCCCTCAGTTTCCGCAATTTGTGGAATCTAAGTTGCCTAAGCCTGTGGTTTCAGAAAGAACTATACCTCGTCTTGCGTATTTGATATCTGGGTCTGCAGGGGATGGAGTGAGCGTGAAGAGAACGCTGAAAGCGTTGTATCATCCGAGGAATCAGTACGCGGTCCATTTGGACTTGGAGGCGGCTGCTGAGGAGAGGTTGGACCTCATGAGGTGGGTGAGAAGCCAGAAGCTTTTTAAGGAGGTGGGGAATGTGAGGGTGATTGTGAGGTCTAATTTGGTTACTTATAGAGGTCCTACAATGGTTAGTAATACCCTTCATGCAGCGTCCATCTTGTTAAAGGATGGTGGGGACTGGGATTGGTTTATCAATTTGAGTGCTTCCGATTATCCCTTGCTCACTCAAGATGGTATGCCTCTGGGTTTATTACCAGTTGCTTTTTAATTCCCCTGTTTATTTTGGAATTAATGGTTTGATTCGTAAAACGGGTAGCTGGAAATTTCTCTGTTTTTTTATGGGGTATTTGTTCGTTGGATACTTTGGATGAAGATAAAGTAAGAAAGTTTTGAATTGACTCAAAAGAACAATTGAAGTTTTCCCCTTCCTTTTCTAACCTTTTTTAAATGGTCTCCATTTTTTTAGTAAAGGGGTATTTTCTTCATTGAGATGTTTCATGTTTGTGCATTTATCAGTGCCAGTAATTTTGCTAATTACCTGCAGAATTAATGCAATTCCATTTTTTGTGTTTTCTTTTGGATTGATTCTGTTCGTCAGTTGTATGTTACTAGTTAGCATTTTAAGCAAGTTCCATATTTGGTATTTGCGCCACCAACCTAGCTCAGAGATACTATTTTGTTCTAATTGTCTGTCTGTTTTGTTTCAGTGATAATGGTGGCCCAAATCCTAATCtactataattaactaataaaatgcCACATCACTTACCTTCTCTAATTTTTCacccattttatttatttccctCAGCATTTAATTTGTTGCTTCAACAGCTGGTTCTATCTCTCTAGCTGTGCATCCACttctttcattaaaattttattttatttaataaataaagcgTCTGCATGCCTCAGTTTGATTTCTAGTTGTTGTAATTGGTAATTTTCATTTTTGTGTCGCAGATCTGCTTCATATTTTATCTACAATTCCAAGAAACCTTAATTTTATTGAGCAGACCAGTGACATTGGTTGGAAGGAGTATGTGATTCAACTATTCTCATCTTATTcttatttttcagtttttacTGCATATCAAGTAAAAAAATGTGTAGTTTTATCTGCAATGTTATGTTACACATCATGCTAAGAGATAAATTTTTCTTGTCCACCATAGGTATCAGAGGGCCAAGCCTGTCATAATTGATCCAGGGTTGTACAGCCTACAAAAGTCAGATGTTTATTGGGTGTCAGAAAAAAGGAGCGTGCCAACAGCGTATAAGCTGTTTACAGGTAAGAGAAAGAACTGATATATTAATGTCACTGATGTCCATGTAaccaaagcacaattctaaccatTTAGCAATTAAGCACACAAGGATGAATGATAGTCCCTTGCTTATCGTCCTATTTTAATGATGTAGGGGTTATTTATGAATTTGATTTCATCTTTTGCAGCCTATTTGGTATTTCTTACTAAAGATTTGTTGTGGTTTGAACTAAGGGGATTCATGCGTACCAGGGAACTCTCTTTGTTTTCCATTTTCTTGGTATCATATTGGTACAGTTCTTAATACCTTAACAGTTATGCTTCAGGTCGAGAAGAAGAACAGGAAAAGAGACAGGGATACGATAGTGGGAATAGGATTGGTAATAGAGAGAAGGAGATTCtagttttcttattatttttcacaTACCCATCCCAGTCCTTAATGACTGAATTTATACACGTACTGTAGCTAAAATAACTGTTCTTGCCAATTGTTTGCTCTTCTTTTCTCATTTCTGTTACAGCACTGTTCTTCCTCTAACACCCCTAACCGCTTCTTAACTACCTCTAGCTACCAATAGACCTCTTATATGTAAGAATTCCCTTCCATGAGTGCATTCTTATCCTCAAGAATGAATAAATCTGGAACTCAGCCTGAATGAAGGTTTTGTCTTCCCAAGTGGCAACTTCAGGTGGCAGGTTGGTCTATTAAATAAGACCTTGTAGAACTTGCTGGTGATGAGTAGTTGCAGTAATTCTAGACCAAAAGAGATCAATACATACCCCCTCGGCATCTTTGCTGCATCTTCGCAGCATCTTCGAGATGTATTTGGAAGACAACAGCTGCAGCAAGGGCTTCCAGAATGGGGTGATACTGTACTCAGAACATTCGCAATGCAAGAACcctttattgaaaaaaattgcATTTTCTTCCAATATCTCCTccaaatttcaaattcattcTCTGTGTATTATATTGATCTCAACTCAAAATATACTGCCACCAGGATAGTCTCATGGAAGAATAGTCTCCTTAGCATTGGAATGTCGTCTCCCCCCTCAACCCTTCAATTGGTAATTCCAACTCACTGCCACTACTCTCAGAATTCTCTGATTCACGGAGGTTGGTTTTTAAAGCTTGAATCGACTTCTGCACCTTACCTGTTTCCTGTTGAACCAACCTGTCAAATCTTTCCAATttctgatttaatttttt encodes:
- the LOC110631045 gene encoding protein NRT1/ PTR FAMILY 6.2 isoform X2; protein product: MDGKISWTVADAVDYNGLPADRSKTGGWVPAALVLGIEVCERLSTMGIAVNLVTYLTGTLHLASATSANIVTDFMGTSFLLCLLGGFLADSFLGRYKTIAIFAAIQALGTGMLALVTKLSQLRPPPCLTNHSCVQANGFQMGILYIALYIIALGTGGLKSSVSGFGTDQFDEKDEREKAQMAYFFHRFFFFISLGTLLAVTVLVYLQDEVGRSWAYGICSVAMFVAILIFFCGTKRYRYKKSVGSPIVHIFQVIVAAIKKRNMNLPYNISSLYENTPEASRIQHTDQFHFLDKAAIIAEGDFENTGAAPNPWKLCSVTRVEEAKMMVRILPIWATTIIFWTTYAQMITFSVEQASTMERSIGSFQIPAGSLTVFFVAAILITLAIYDRLIMPLWKKWKGKPGFSNIQRIGIGLVLSTFGMAAAALAERKRLSVAKAVGGNTSTLPLTVFLLIPQFFLVGAGEAFIYTGQLDFFITQSPKGMKTMSTGLFLTTLSLGFFVSSFLVMVVKRVTGTDGGQGWLADNINYGRLDCFYGLLAILGVVNFVVFLVCALWYKPSNGNTKSGLQMENIGNGSLAEEKC
- the LOC110631045 gene encoding protein NRT1/ PTR FAMILY 6.2 isoform X1; the encoded protein is MHIQDGKISWTVADAVDYNGLPADRSKTGGWVPAALVLGIEVCERLSTMGIAVNLVTYLTGTLHLASATSANIVTDFMGTSFLLCLLGGFLADSFLGRYKTIAIFAAIQALGTGMLALVTKLSQLRPPPCLTNHSCVQANGFQMGILYIALYIIALGTGGLKSSVSGFGTDQFDEKDEREKAQMAYFFHRFFFFISLGTLLAVTVLVYLQDEVGRSWAYGICSVAMFVAILIFFCGTKRYRYKKSVGSPIVHIFQVIVAAIKKRNMNLPYNISSLYENTPEASRIQHTDQFHFLDKAAIIAEGDFENTGAAPNPWKLCSVTRVEEAKMMVRILPIWATTIIFWTTYAQMITFSVEQASTMERSIGSFQIPAGSLTVFFVAAILITLAIYDRLIMPLWKKWKGKPGFSNIQRIGIGLVLSTFGMAAAALAERKRLSVAKAVGGNTSTLPLTVFLLIPQFFLVGAGEAFIYTGQLDFFITQSPKGMKTMSTGLFLTTLSLGFFVSSFLVMVVKRVTGTDGGQGWLADNINYGRLDCFYGLLAILGVVNFVVFLVCALWYKPSNGNTKSGLQMENIGNGSLAEEKC
- the LOC110631045 gene encoding protein NRT1/ PTR FAMILY 6.2 isoform X3 gives rise to the protein MGIAVNLVTYLTGTLHLASATSANIVTDFMGTSFLLCLLGGFLADSFLGRYKTIAIFAAIQALGTGMLALVTKLSQLRPPPCLTNHSCVQANGFQMGILYIALYIIALGTGGLKSSVSGFGTDQFDEKDEREKAQMAYFFHRFFFFISLGTLLAVTVLVYLQDEVGRSWAYGICSVAMFVAILIFFCGTKRYRYKKSVGSPIVHIFQVIVAAIKKRNMNLPYNISSLYENTPEASRIQHTDQFHFLDKAAIIAEGDFENTGAAPNPWKLCSVTRVEEAKMMVRILPIWATTIIFWTTYAQMITFSVEQASTMERSIGSFQIPAGSLTVFFVAAILITLAIYDRLIMPLWKKWKGKPGFSNIQRIGIGLVLSTFGMAAAALAERKRLSVAKAVGGNTSTLPLTVFLLIPQFFLVGAGEAFIYTGQLDFFITQSPKGMKTMSTGLFLTTLSLGFFVSSFLVMVVKRVTGTDGGQGWLADNINYGRLDCFYGLLAILGVVNFVVFLVCALWYKPSNGNTKSGLQMENIGNGSLAEEKC
- the LOC110599678 gene encoding beta-glucuronosyltransferase GlcAT14B codes for the protein METSNTANKLQKKRKWLLLFVFSLLFSTLLILITITSSSTSTQLLFLRQNRNIDHFRPQFPQFVESKLPKPVVSERTIPRLAYLISGSAGDGVSVKRTLKALYHPRNQYAVHLDLEAAAEERLDLMRWVRSQKLFKEVGNVRVIVRSNLVTYRGPTMVSNTLHAASILLKDGGDWDWFINLSASDYPLLTQDDLLHILSTIPRNLNFIEQTSDIGWKEYQRAKPVIIDPGLYSLQKSDVYWVSEKRSVPTAYKLFTGSAWMMLSRPFMEYCLWGWDNLPRIVLMYYANFLSSPEGYFHTVICNAEEFKNTTVNHDLHFISWDNPPKQHPHFLTVDDYQRMVDSNAPFARKFGKNDPVLDKIDSEILGRVADGFVPGGWFSNEGDANGTIPDNIKTNTTKLKPGPGAQRFKRLITNLLSAEDFHSTHCI